A single genomic interval of Ignavibacteriales bacterium harbors:
- a CDS encoding cohesin domain-containing protein produces MQKFDSAGHLLKLWGRQGSSSGQFQRNSAIAVDKDNNVYVTDGTNRVQKFSSDGMFLMQWGSTGNGDGQFVVPRGITIDNQGFVYVVDHGTYNERSRVQKFTSSGVYVAKWDLGVNQWDGTPRLAGMSIDRSGNLFLVDDGEKKIYRFTPGGSLLARWDCADPSGLGVDGSGSIYVVSGQDGGSIVTKYALYGQDYTIPTLTALAPSTVLKGSDFGVEVRISDSIRTANVFGVGFDLNFTNTSYVDFVSADTSGCFLGSSLLYILTPDDANGKVSVGLSRKAPTSGVSGGGTVVKLKFRVSTNAPDNGKVIFRLSNISANDANGTAIVLTPVADTTTITPNLNIWPGDMDNSGVVNQNDILPLGVYWGKTGLARSSPSTQWLAQSAIPWSPSGATFADANGDGVVNQADVLPIGLNWGKTRPAITTAISVKRSEKDNVTGIQGTPVLRAIGPISVRGKSTFDVNVMLGDTISPASSLFGISFVLDFAGSKGTIQATEATSGSLLGNDVIFYPQIDNASGNVAIGVTRKSGGGEVTGFGQLAKIKFQVVNNTTSSSFAFTTRDIAANDGSGNALVVQASSNTVLVSINDAAQVPRAYRLDQNFPNPFNPSTRIAFSIPQTSRVRLSILDVLGREVVLLVEDERLPGMYNVLWDAGSMPSGTYFYRLHAGEFVATKKMLLLR; encoded by the coding sequence GTGCAAAAATTCGATAGTGCAGGACATCTTTTGAAACTATGGGGGCGGCAGGGGAGTAGTTCTGGGCAGTTCCAACGCAATTCAGCGATTGCAGTGGACAAAGACAACAATGTGTATGTGACCGATGGAACCAATCGCGTCCAAAAATTCTCTTCCGATGGTATGTTCTTGATGCAATGGGGGTCCACGGGAAATGGAGACGGACAGTTTGTTGTTCCCCGAGGAATCACGATCGACAATCAGGGATTTGTTTACGTCGTTGACCACGGTACGTATAACGAACGAAGCCGAGTTCAGAAATTTACTTCAAGCGGCGTCTACGTTGCGAAATGGGACTTGGGAGTTAATCAGTGGGACGGGACTCCAAGGCTTGCCGGCATGTCAATTGACAGGTCAGGAAATCTATTCTTGGTTGATGACGGTGAGAAAAAGATCTACCGGTTCACCCCTGGGGGCAGCTTGCTGGCAAGATGGGACTGTGCCGACCCTTCGGGTCTTGGTGTTGACGGATCAGGATCTATCTATGTTGTAAGTGGTCAGGACGGTGGAAGCATCGTAACGAAATACGCGCTTTATGGGCAGGACTATACTATCCCGACCCTGACAGCTTTAGCTCCATCGACCGTGCTAAAGGGAAGTGATTTCGGCGTTGAAGTGAGAATCAGCGATTCCATCCGGACCGCGAATGTTTTCGGTGTTGGCTTTGATCTCAACTTCACGAATACCTCCTACGTCGATTTTGTTTCAGCAGATACGAGCGGTTGCTTCCTCGGATCCAGTCTTCTTTACATCCTGACCCCTGACGATGCAAATGGAAAGGTCAGCGTTGGCCTATCTCGAAAAGCACCGACTTCAGGTGTCTCCGGTGGAGGAACTGTAGTCAAACTGAAGTTCCGCGTTTCAACAAATGCGCCGGACAACGGTAAGGTAATTTTCAGACTGTCCAACATCTCGGCAAATGATGCAAATGGGACAGCAATTGTTCTGACTCCTGTTGCTGATACGACCACGATCACCCCAAATCTCAACATCTGGCCGGGAGATATGGACAATAGCGGTGTGGTTAACCAAAATGACATCTTACCACTTGGCGTGTATTGGGGCAAGACGGGTTTGGCGCGTTCAAGTCCTTCTACACAATGGCTTGCACAGTCAGCAATACCCTGGTCACCTTCGGGTGCTACATTTGCTGATGCCAATGGAGATGGAGTTGTGAATCAAGCAGATGTCTTGCCTATTGGGCTCAATTGGGGCAAGACACGCCCCGCCATTACCACGGCTATTTCGGTCAAACGGAGTGAGAAGGATAACGTTACGGGAATTCAAGGAACTCCGGTCCTCCGAGCAATAGGCCCCATCTCTGTTCGTGGGAAGTCGACATTTGATGTCAACGTAATGCTTGGAGATACCATAAGCCCTGCATCTTCATTGTTCGGGATCTCGTTTGTGCTTGATTTCGCCGGATCAAAGGGGACGATACAAGCTACGGAAGCGACATCTGGGTCACTGTTAGGCAATGATGTGATTTTCTATCCGCAAATTGACAACGCTAGTGGGAACGTTGCGATAGGTGTAACCAGAAAGAGCGGAGGTGGTGAAGTGACTGGATTTGGTCAGCTCGCTAAAATCAAATTCCAGGTTGTCAACAATACCACTAGCTCGTCGTTTGCTTTTACCACCCGCGATATTGCTGCAAACGATGGAAGCGGCAACGCTCTTGTTGTCCAGGCTTCTTCAAACACGGTTCTCGTTTCAATAAACGATGCTGCCCAAGTTCCACGCGCCTATCGCCTCGATCAGAATTTTCCCAACCCATTCAATCCATCTACAAGGATTGCCTTTTCGATCCCGCAAACCTCCAGGGTTCGTTTGAGCATTCTTGATGTTCTGGGAAGAGAAGTAGTGCTTCTTGTAGAAGATGAGAGACTGCCGGGCATGTATAACGTGCTTTGGGATGCGGGCAGCATGCCAAGCGGCACCTACTTCTATCGATTGCACGCTGGCGAATTTGTGGCAACAAAGAAGATGCTTTTGTTGCGATAG